In one window of Flavobacterium ginsengisoli DNA:
- a CDS encoding 3-hydroxyanthranilate 3,4-dioxygenase: MAIAKPFNLTQWIDENRHLLKPPVGNKNLYVDSGDYIVMIVAGPNARKDYHYNETEELFYQLEGNIKVVIQEDGQRKEMELNAGDMYLHPAKVPHSPVRSEGSIGLVIERKRAGQGFTDGLLWHCDNCNHKLYEVYFELHNIEKDFLPHFEHFYNSEDLRTCDNCGTVMETDPRFTAKK; encoded by the coding sequence ATGGCTATAGCAAAACCTTTTAACCTGACGCAATGGATTGACGAAAACCGTCATTTACTTAAACCGCCTGTTGGAAATAAAAACTTATATGTTGATTCTGGAGATTATATTGTAATGATTGTTGCAGGTCCCAATGCGCGAAAAGATTACCATTATAACGAAACAGAAGAACTTTTTTATCAGTTAGAAGGAAATATCAAGGTTGTCATTCAGGAAGATGGTCAACGTAAAGAAATGGAATTAAATGCAGGCGATATGTATCTGCATCCTGCAAAAGTGCCTCATTCTCCTGTTCGTTCAGAAGGTTCTATCGGACTTGTGATCGAAAGAAAACGTGCTGGACAAGGTTTTACAGATGGTTTGCTTTGGCATTGCGATAACTGCAATCATAAACTGTACGAAGTGTATTTTGAACTTCATAATATCGAAAAAGATTTCCTTCCTCATTTTGAACACTTCTACAATTCAGAAGATTTAAGAACCTGCGATAATTGCGGAACTGTTATGGAAACTGATCCGAGATTCACGGCTAAGAAATAA
- a CDS encoding T9SS type A sorting domain-containing protein → MKKNLLFMTVFLMTVQLWAQTIQINEASGWLESAFVKWQPVSGAQTYNVYYTGNGFTDQKIDDQLIRSYGSYFRADIPGLKAGTYTVKVKPVVNGTEGTGATTGNLTVTAHDRNGFAFEGGRVPGGYKADGTPKDNAVILYITQNTKNTISMNITGASANPCIGLQNILYAIKKGKDTRPFIIRLIGNITDMTIMEGGDVVIENSNNASSYVTIEGIGDDAVANGWGVRLKSASNIEVNNLGFMNCDSTAGDNVGMQQSNDHVWVHNCDLFYGNAGSDADQIKGDGALDNKSSTYITMSYNHFWDNGKASLLGLSEGTTSGLYVTYHHNWFDHSDSRHPRVRYYSAHIYNNYYDGVAKYGAGSTMGSSLFVEGNYFRNSKHPMLTSLQGSDIWDETNQVNNAGTMGTFSGEAGGSIKAYNNTFDASNGTNNMRFVAYNDPNPLYNISGKISSTTDFDAYVASTRSEVVSSSVKSKSGANTYNNFDTDANLYVKNLVIDTPAAAKTKTTQYAGRVSGGDLKWSFNNATDDTSSLVITALKTTLTNYTGTLVAVQGEGNPPAGTQTLTLTSASNNNQTVVSGTAISSIVFTWGGDATDAAVTGLPASGLTFVKNTTAKTITISGTPTATVSYSIATSGTSGSPATGSGTVTVTPAGTQTLASSGNNSQTVSSGTAIALIVFTWGGNATDASVTGLPASGLSFVKNTTAKTITITGTPTANVSYTVTTSGTAGTPVSASGTITVTTGSGGGSELHNFTTSGKTSTFYSITGNMNSTPGSVTYNGLTLTERLKIESSTSITYTTTSASTLTLVFDSSFNGTIKVDNVSYTASAGIVTASIAAGSHTITKGSVANLFYISTVYGGTTLKMVAIAETTTIETSKIILYPNPVSSTLYLSDSEQKVQKVLIYNVSGNLVITSGNSQSIDTSSLIPGTYLAKIYTVDGSFNQTLIKK, encoded by the coding sequence ATGAAAAAAAACCTACTTTTCATGACTGTCTTTCTCATGACAGTTCAATTATGGGCCCAAACTATCCAAATTAATGAAGCTTCTGGCTGGCTAGAATCGGCTTTTGTAAAATGGCAACCGGTTAGTGGCGCCCAGACTTACAATGTGTATTACACTGGTAACGGATTTACAGATCAGAAAATAGACGACCAACTTATTAGAAGTTATGGTTCTTATTTCCGTGCTGACATTCCGGGACTTAAAGCCGGAACTTACACTGTAAAAGTAAAACCTGTTGTAAATGGGACAGAAGGAACTGGAGCTACAACAGGAAATCTAACTGTAACCGCACACGACAGAAACGGATTTGCTTTTGAAGGTGGTCGTGTTCCTGGAGGATACAAAGCAGACGGAACGCCTAAAGACAATGCTGTAATTTTGTACATTACCCAAAATACGAAAAACACAATTTCAATGAATATTACTGGTGCAAGTGCTAATCCTTGTATTGGTTTACAAAATATTCTTTACGCTATCAAAAAAGGAAAAGACACTCGCCCATTTATTATCCGTCTAATTGGAAATATTACAGATATGACTATTATGGAAGGTGGCGATGTTGTTATTGAAAACTCCAACAATGCTTCAAGCTATGTTACAATCGAAGGTATTGGCGATGACGCTGTAGCAAACGGGTGGGGAGTTAGATTGAAATCGGCTTCAAATATAGAAGTAAACAATCTTGGATTTATGAACTGCGACAGTACTGCAGGTGATAACGTGGGAATGCAGCAAAGCAATGATCACGTTTGGGTTCATAACTGTGATTTATTTTATGGAAATGCAGGAAGCGATGCTGACCAAATAAAAGGCGATGGAGCATTAGATAATAAATCTTCAACTTACATTACAATGTCTTACAACCACTTTTGGGATAATGGAAAAGCAAGTCTTCTTGGTTTAAGCGAAGGAACAACTTCTGGTTTGTACGTAACTTATCACCACAACTGGTTTGACCACTCAGATTCTCGTCATCCACGCGTGCGTTATTATTCAGCACATATTTACAACAACTATTATGATGGAGTTGCTAAATATGGAGCGGGCTCAACTATGGGCTCATCACTTTTTGTTGAAGGAAATTACTTTAGAAACAGTAAACATCCAATGCTAACTTCTCTACAAGGTTCTGACATTTGGGATGAAACCAACCAAGTAAATAATGCAGGAACAATGGGAACATTCTCTGGCGAAGCTGGAGGAAGCATCAAAGCTTATAACAATACATTTGATGCTTCAAACGGAACAAACAACATGCGTTTTGTTGCTTACAATGATCCAAATCCGTTATACAATATCTCTGGAAAAATTAGCTCTACAACCGATTTTGATGCTTATGTAGCAAGCACAAGAAGCGAAGTTGTAAGTAGTTCTGTAAAATCTAAATCTGGTGCAAATACTTATAACAACTTTGATACAGATGCTAATTTATATGTGAAAAATTTAGTAATTGATACTCCAGCTGCAGCGAAAACAAAAACAACGCAATATGCAGGACGTGTTTCTGGAGGAGATTTAAAATGGTCGTTCAATAATGCTACAGATGATACTTCTTCTTTAGTTATTACAGCATTAAAAACAACACTTACAAATTACACAGGAACTTTAGTTGCTGTACAAGGCGAAGGAAATCCACCTGCTGGAACACAGACTTTAACTTTAACATCTGCTTCAAACAACAATCAAACCGTTGTAAGCGGAACAGCAATTTCTTCCATCGTATTTACATGGGGCGGAGATGCAACTGATGCAGCCGTAACTGGATTGCCTGCTTCTGGATTGACTTTTGTAAAAAATACTACAGCTAAAACGATAACTATTTCGGGTACGCCAACTGCAACAGTTTCGTACTCCATTGCAACTTCTGGAACTAGTGGTTCCCCAGCTACTGGTTCTGGAACTGTAACAGTAACTCCAGCTGGAACACAAACATTAGCTTCATCTGGCAATAACAGCCAAACTGTTTCTTCTGGAACTGCTATTGCTTTGATTGTATTTACTTGGGGCGGAAATGCTACAGATGCATCTGTAACTGGATTACCAGCTTCTGGATTGTCTTTTGTAAAAAATACAACTGCAAAAACGATAACTATTACTGGAACTCCAACTGCAAATGTTTCTTATACGGTAACCACTTCAGGAACAGCTGGAACACCAGTATCTGCATCGGGAACCATAACAGTTACTACAGGCTCGGGTGGCGGATCTGAATTACATAATTTTACTACATCTGGTAAAACAAGTACATTCTACTCTATTACAGGAAATATGAATTCAACTCCAGGTTCTGTAACTTACAATGGACTAACACTTACTGAGCGTCTAAAAATCGAATCAAGCACATCTATAACGTATACGACAACTAGCGCGTCTACTTTAACTTTAGTATTTGATTCGAGTTTTAATGGAACTATTAAAGTAGATAATGTTTCGTATACAGCCTCAGCTGGTATTGTAACTGCTTCAATAGCTGCTGGTTCTCATACCATAACAAAAGGTTCTGTTGCTAATTTATTCTATATTAGCACTGTTTATGGCGGAACGACTCTAAAAATGGTCGCGATCGCCGAGACAACAACCATAGAAACTTCAAAAATAATTTTATATCCCAATCCAGTTTCAAGTACTTTATATTTATCAGATTCCGAACAGAAGGTACAAAAAGTACTTATTTACAATGTTTCTGGAAATCTAGTAATTACTTCTGGAAATTCTCAAAGTATTGATACAAGCAGTTTAATTCCTGGTACTTACCTAGCCAAAATTTATACTGTCGATGGGTCATTTAACCAAACACTAATTAAAAAGTAA
- a CDS encoding aldehyde dehydrogenase family protein, whose translation MTTIASQFGMKEALDKLGIKTINEGTSTGINNFSSGEILESYSPVDGKLIASVKMSTAADYEKAIQTAAEAFKTFRLIPAPQRGEIVRQFGEKLRQNKEALGKLVSYEMGKSLQEGYGEVQEMIDICDFAVGLSRQLHGLTMHSERPGHRMYEQYHPLGIVGIISAFNFPVAVWSWNTALAWISGDVCVWKPSEKTPLCGIACQNIIAQVIKENNLPEGISCLINGDYKIGELLTADTRIPLISATGSTRMGKIVAQTVAGRLGKSLLELGGNNAIIVTPDADIKMTVIGAVFGAVGTAGQRCTSTRRLIIHESIYDKVKDALVATYKQLRIGNPLDEKNHVGPLIDTHAVEMYAAALNKVVAEGGKILVEGGVLSGEGYESGCYVKPAIAEAKNSFEIVQHETFAPVLYLIKYSGEVENAIEIQNGVAQGLSSAIMTNNLREAERFLSATGSDCGIANVNIGTSGAEIGGAFGGEKETGGGRESGSDAWKIYMRRQTNTINYTTNLPLAQGIKFDL comes from the coding sequence ATGACAACAATAGCATCGCAATTTGGAATGAAGGAAGCTCTTGATAAATTGGGCATCAAGACAATAAATGAAGGAACATCAACAGGAATTAACAATTTTTCTTCTGGAGAAATTTTGGAAAGTTATTCGCCAGTTGATGGAAAATTAATTGCTTCGGTAAAAATGTCAACGGCAGCAGATTACGAAAAAGCAATTCAAACCGCAGCAGAAGCTTTTAAAACATTTAGATTAATTCCTGCTCCACAACGTGGTGAAATTGTACGCCAATTTGGAGAAAAATTAAGACAAAATAAAGAGGCTCTTGGTAAGTTGGTTTCTTACGAAATGGGGAAATCATTGCAAGAAGGATATGGTGAAGTTCAGGAAATGATAGATATCTGTGATTTTGCAGTAGGTTTATCGCGCCAACTTCACGGATTAACAATGCATTCTGAAAGACCAGGACATAGAATGTATGAACAATATCATCCGCTTGGAATTGTCGGAATCATTTCAGCATTTAATTTTCCAGTTGCAGTTTGGTCTTGGAACACAGCTTTAGCTTGGATTTCTGGTGATGTCTGTGTTTGGAAGCCATCTGAAAAAACACCTCTTTGCGGTATTGCCTGCCAAAATATAATTGCTCAAGTTATAAAAGAAAACAATCTTCCAGAAGGAATTTCGTGTTTAATAAACGGAGATTATAAAATAGGAGAGTTGTTGACAGCAGATACTCGCATTCCGCTTATTTCGGCAACAGGTTCAACTAGAATGGGGAAAATTGTAGCGCAAACTGTTGCAGGAAGGTTAGGGAAATCATTGTTAGAGTTAGGAGGAAATAATGCAATTATTGTTACTCCAGACGCAGATATTAAAATGACTGTTATTGGTGCTGTTTTTGGCGCTGTTGGAACTGCTGGACAAAGATGTACTTCTACTAGAAGACTGATTATTCACGAAAGTATTTATGATAAAGTGAAAGATGCTTTGGTTGCGACTTATAAACAGTTAAGAATCGGAAATCCGCTTGACGAAAAGAATCATGTTGGACCACTAATTGATACTCATGCTGTAGAAATGTATGCCGCAGCATTAAATAAAGTAGTAGCCGAAGGTGGAAAAATCCTTGTAGAAGGAGGAGTATTATCTGGTGAAGGTTATGAAAGCGGCTGTTATGTAAAACCTGCAATTGCAGAAGCTAAAAATTCGTTTGAAATTGTACAGCATGAAACTTTTGCTCCAGTTTTATATTTAATTAAATATTCTGGCGAAGTAGAAAATGCGATAGAAATTCAAAATGGAGTTGCACAAGGATTATCTTCTGCAATTATGACGAATAACTTACGTGAAGCCGAAAGATTTTTATCTGCAACAGGTTCTGATTGCGGAATCGCAAACGTAAACATAGGAACTTCTGGTGCTGAAATTGGAGGTGCTTTTGGAGGTGAAAAAGAAACAGGAGGTGGTCGTGAGTCTGGATCTGATGCTTGGAAAATTTACATGAGACGTCAAACTAATACAATCAATTATACAACAAATCTTCCGCTTGCGCAGGGAATTAAATTTGATTTGTAG
- a CDS encoding NADH-quinone oxidoreductase subunit N — protein sequence MNTLIAITGLGIFCLLFEILNLRKAIVPITILGLIGVLALNYCEFGTEQSYYNNMIAVSKFSTAFSSLFIVLTIFLVALSHNFYHNHPTKISDYVAIKVFLLAGAVAMVSFGNLAMFFLGIEILSIALYVLAASDRLNIKSNEAGMKYFLMGSFASGIILFGICLIYGAMGSFDISDIHESALSAELPIWFPIGMILMVVGMLFKVVAVPFHFWAPDVYEGSPALTTALMSTLAKVVAIATLFKLVSGMNLIPSLDNQDLLHTFEVIVVIISIASMSVGNIMALRQVNVKRMLAFSGISHAGFMLMTLLTVSASAGVLLYYTAAYALAGIAAFSVILYVCRDHDNEDITNFHGLGKTNPLLAAVLTASLLSMAGIPIFSGFFAKLFLFNQTIQAGYIGLVIVAVINSIISVGYYFKLIIAMYSKEPNQERTGRPFLIYATAVVSIVLNIALGLFPSLVLDLLK from the coding sequence ATGAATACATTAATAGCTATAACAGGATTGGGTATTTTCTGCCTATTGTTTGAAATTCTTAATTTAAGAAAGGCCATTGTTCCTATTACCATTTTGGGTTTAATAGGTGTTTTGGCTCTTAATTACTGTGAATTTGGAACAGAACAAAGTTATTACAACAATATGATAGCAGTGAGCAAGTTTTCTACAGCTTTTTCATCATTGTTTATCGTTTTGACTATATTCCTTGTAGCATTAAGTCATAATTTTTACCACAATCACCCAACGAAAATTTCAGATTATGTGGCAATTAAAGTTTTCTTACTAGCTGGTGCTGTAGCAATGGTTTCTTTTGGAAACTTAGCAATGTTCTTTTTAGGAATTGAAATCTTATCTATTGCTTTATATGTACTTGCTGCAAGCGATCGTTTAAATATCAAAAGCAATGAGGCTGGTATGAAATATTTCTTAATGGGTTCTTTCGCTTCAGGAATTATCTTATTCGGAATCTGTTTGATTTACGGTGCAATGGGAAGTTTTGACATTAGTGACATTCACGAAAGTGCCCTTTCTGCAGAGTTACCAATATGGTTTCCAATTGGAATGATTTTAATGGTTGTTGGAATGTTATTTAAAGTAGTCGCAGTTCCTTTCCACTTCTGGGCTCCAGACGTTTACGAAGGTTCTCCTGCTTTAACTACAGCTTTAATGAGTACTTTAGCAAAAGTAGTCGCAATTGCAACTCTATTCAAGTTGGTTTCTGGTATGAACTTAATTCCTTCATTAGACAACCAAGACCTTCTACATACATTTGAAGTTATCGTAGTTATTATTTCTATTGCGTCTATGTCTGTTGGTAATATTATGGCATTAAGACAAGTAAACGTAAAACGTATGCTTGCTTTCTCTGGAATCTCTCACGCAGGTTTCATGTTAATGACATTATTAACTGTTTCAGCTTCTGCTGGAGTTTTATTATACTACACTGCTGCTTATGCATTAGCTGGTATAGCTGCTTTTAGTGTAATTTTATATGTTTGTAGAGATCATGACAATGAAGATATTACAAATTTCCACGGTTTAGGAAAAACAAATCCGCTATTGGCTGCAGTTCTTACAGCTTCATTATTATCAATGGCCGGAATTCCTATTTTCTCTGGATTTTTTGCTAAGTTATTTTTATTCAACCAAACTATTCAAGCAGGATACATTGGTTTAGTAATTGTTGCTGTAATTAATTCTATCATAAGTGTTGGATACTATTTCAAACTAATCATAGCAATGTATTCTAAAGAACCAAATCAAGAAAGAACAGGAAGACCATTCCTTATTTATGCTACAGCTGTGGTGTCAATTGTTTTAAATATTGCTTTAGGTTTATTTCCATCATTAGTTTTAGACTTATTGAAATAA
- a CDS encoding endonuclease/exonuclease/phosphatase family protein codes for MPLKFRFCLLFLFGTSVLFSQSKKYKIHTVAFYNFENFYDTVDDAFTNDDEWTPNGAQHWTTEKYQQKLKNLARVLSEIGTPDNSNAPTLIGGAEIENRAVLEDLIKEPKLQPLDLGIIHFDSPDKRGIDVALLYQKKYFRPTSYSNIPLIIYRKEIPKKEEETEILDDEIEVKKENKNRVFTRDQLLVSGFLEDEEIHIIVNHWPSRSGGEKATSLFREAAGKLNRKIIDSLQRINPQAKVLTMGDFNDSPSNKSIKSGLGAKGIKAEVSEFGVFNPFEELANKGLGTIAYRDSWNIFDQIIMTESLIKSDFSTFNFWKSGIFSRPYLIQNSGQYKGYPLRNTLAEAGFSDHLPVYIYLIKEFK; via the coding sequence ATGCCTTTAAAATTTAGATTTTGTCTGCTTTTTCTTTTTGGAACGTCAGTCCTTTTTAGCCAATCCAAAAAGTACAAAATACATACAGTTGCTTTTTACAATTTTGAAAACTTTTATGATACTGTAGATGATGCATTCACAAATGATGATGAATGGACACCAAATGGAGCGCAGCATTGGACAACAGAGAAATACCAGCAGAAACTAAAGAACTTGGCGAGGGTTTTATCTGAAATTGGAACACCAGATAATTCAAATGCGCCAACTTTAATTGGGGGAGCAGAAATAGAAAATAGAGCAGTTTTAGAAGATTTGATAAAAGAGCCAAAATTACAGCCGTTGGATTTAGGAATCATTCATTTTGATTCTCCAGATAAGCGTGGTATCGATGTGGCGCTACTTTATCAGAAAAAGTATTTCAGACCAACTTCTTATTCGAATATTCCTTTAATTATTTATAGAAAAGAAATTCCTAAAAAAGAAGAAGAAACAGAAATTTTAGATGACGAAATAGAGGTTAAGAAAGAAAATAAAAATCGAGTTTTTACAAGAGATCAACTTTTGGTTTCGGGATTTTTAGAGGATGAAGAAATACATATTATTGTCAATCACTGGCCATCGAGATCAGGCGGAGAAAAGGCAACTAGTTTATTTCGGGAAGCAGCGGGAAAATTGAACAGGAAAATTATTGATTCTTTGCAAAGGATTAATCCTCAGGCAAAAGTATTAACAATGGGAGATTTTAATGATTCACCATCAAACAAAAGCATAAAATCAGGACTAGGTGCAAAAGGAATAAAAGCTGAAGTTTCGGAATTTGGAGTTTTTAATCCGTTTGAAGAGCTTGCCAATAAAGGTTTAGGAACTATTGCTTATCGTGATTCTTGGAATATTTTTGATCAAATTATCATGACAGAATCCTTAATTAAATCGGATTTTTCAACTTTTAATTTTTGGAAATCGGGTATTTTCAGCAGACCTTATCTTATTCAAAATTCGGGGCAATACAAAGGTTATCCGTTGCGGAACACTTTGGCGGAAGCTGGTTTTAGTGATCATCTTCCGGTTTATATTTATTTGATAAAAGAATTTAAATAA
- a CDS encoding MBL fold metallo-hydrolase has protein sequence MTHSFRLLLCFLLISTNIFSQKGKSSFSVVPLGVMGGIDEKNLSAYLIAPANTTDYICLDAGTVNAGIEKAIEKKTFKVSTSEVLRKYIKGYLISHAHLDHVSGLIINSPADSSKTVYATNKCMEMMENHYFNDQTWANFGDAGPGFPLKKYHFQTLNLGEETSLTNTKMAVKAFSLSHVNPFESTAFLIKNENDYALYLGDTGPDEVEKSNNLRDLWTAVAPLVKAKQLKGIFIEVSFPNEQPDKFLFGHLTPNYLIKELHILEDLAGKGSLENFKIIITHLKPPAKNIAKIKEQLKAQNDLGLKIIYPEQGKKFEL, from the coding sequence ATGACCCATTCTTTTAGGCTTCTGCTTTGTTTTCTCTTAATTTCAACAAATATATTCTCTCAAAAAGGAAAAAGTTCTTTTTCTGTAGTTCCATTAGGCGTAATGGGTGGTATTGACGAAAAAAATCTTTCTGCTTATTTAATCGCTCCAGCCAACACAACTGATTATATCTGCCTTGATGCTGGAACTGTAAACGCCGGAATTGAAAAAGCTATTGAGAAGAAAACTTTTAAAGTTTCTACAAGTGAAGTTTTACGAAAATACATCAAAGGATATTTAATTTCACACGCACATTTAGATCATGTTTCTGGTTTGATAATTAATTCTCCAGCCGATTCTTCGAAAACAGTTTATGCTACAAATAAATGCATGGAAATGATGGAAAACCATTATTTCAACGATCAGACTTGGGCTAACTTTGGAGACGCAGGACCAGGATTTCCTTTAAAAAAATACCATTTTCAGACTTTAAATTTGGGAGAAGAAACTTCTTTGACGAATACCAAAATGGCAGTTAAAGCATTTTCGTTAAGCCATGTTAATCCGTTTGAGAGTACTGCTTTCTTAATTAAAAATGAAAATGATTACGCTTTATATTTAGGCGACACAGGACCAGATGAAGTAGAAAAAAGTAATAATCTCCGTGATTTATGGACCGCAGTTGCTCCATTGGTTAAAGCCAAACAATTGAAAGGAATTTTTATTGAAGTTTCTTTTCCAAATGAGCAACCAGATAAATTCTTGTTTGGTCATTTGACTCCAAATTATTTAATAAAAGAACTTCATATTCTAGAGGATTTAGCTGGAAAAGGTTCTCTTGAAAACTTTAAAATTATCATCACACATTTGAAACCGCCTGCAAAGAATATTGCGAAAATTAAAGAGCAGTTAAAAGCTCAAAATGATTTAGGATTGAAAATTATTTATCCTGAGCAGGGGAAAAAGTTTGAATTGTAG